One Primulina tabacum isolate GXHZ01 chromosome 10, ASM2559414v2, whole genome shotgun sequence DNA segment encodes these proteins:
- the LOC142506124 gene encoding uncharacterized protein LOC142506124: MIRKENNKSDDHAKIFKPLSSTSSKTWSRSNDPRIVRVSRAFGGKDRHSKVFTVKGLRDRRIRLSVPTAVYLYGLQERLGLNQPSKVVDWLLNAAKDDIGELPPLQIPPGSFCHNVHQILSSNSHQDFRSRHEKQAVLTIGGGISWLNHDQLKNPRSNFVWGSSKDAALGETRNNTDKKDENSARLHEEQGAYVSANNFLTRSNIGSSFLNPTAVPYNSFLKWDPSNLTLSQYPPKNHTLSEDLHNFNLVQLPYSTFSVPSGSQQVLVYQPGGIPQSCFPSHVSAMDTEFIPTNQIFPGLQLSNSSNFLQSQNSSRNQRNNDVGFHLQLPN; this comes from the coding sequence ATGATTCGAAAAGAGAACAACAAATCTGATGACCATGCCAAAATCTTTAAGCCCTTGTCAAGTACTTCATCAAAAACATGGTCCAGATCTAACGACCCTCGTATCGTGCGTGTTTCTCGAGCATTTGGAGGCAAAGACAGGCACAGCAAAGTTTTCACAGTTAAAGGCCTTAGAGACAGGAGGATCCGGCTCTCAGTTCCAACCGCCGTATATTTATATGGTCTTCAAGAAAGATTAGGCCTGAATCAGCCGAGCAAAGTGGTGGATTGGCTACTCAACGCTGCAAAGGATGATATTGGTGAATTGCCTCCACTCCAAATTCCTCCAGGGAGTTTTTGCCATAACGTTCATCAGATTTTGAGTTCTAATTCTCATCAAGATTTCAGATCTCGTCATGAAAAACAAGCAGTTTTAACAATCGGTGGCGGTATAAGCTGGTtgaatcatgatcagttaaaaaATCCCAGATCGAATTTCGTTTGGGGATCGTCAAAGGATGCAGCTCTAGGAGAAACAAGAAACAACACTGATAAAAAAGATGAAAATTCAGCAAGATTACATGAAGAACAAGGTGCTTACGTTTCTGCAAACAATTTTCTAACTAGATCGAACATTGGCTCGAGTTTTCTGAATCCTACTGCAGTACCTTACAATTCCTTTCTTAAATGGGATCCATCCAATTTGACGTTGTCACAATATCCTCCAAAAAATCACACCCTATCTGAAGATCTGCATAATTTTAACCTAGTTCAATTGCCATATTCAACTTTTTCTGTCCCATCTGGATCTCAACAGGTTCTCGTGTATCAGCCTGGTGGAATACCGCAATCTTGTTTCCCTTCCCATGTTTCTGCCATGGATACCGAATTCATCCCGACAAACCAAATTTTCCCGGGGTTGCAGTTGTCAAATTCTTCCAATTTTCTCCAGTCACAGAACAGCTCCAGAAACCAGCGAAACAATGACGTGGGGTTTCATTTGCAGTTGCCTAATTAG
- the LOC142505254 gene encoding chaperone protein ClpB3, chloroplastic isoform X1, with the protein MAAAMSFSAAKVCALPSEYAAKTALFSRQPLCVNFLEKPGGVKNVNSLKLKSNSAAYTRNFDKFRRKSRSFIVRCESSSGRQITQAEFTEMAWQAIVSSPEVAKENKHQIVETEHLMKALLEQKNGLARRIFSKAGVDNTRLLEATDKYIQRQPKVLGESSGSMLGRDLEGLIQRAREHMKEYSDSFVSVEHLVLGFCQDNRFGKQLFKDFKLSQKALKDAIQSIRGRQTVIDQDPEGKYEALEKYGKDLTAMAKAGKLDPVIGRDDEIRRCIQILSRRTKNNPVLIGEPGVGKTAISEGLAQRIVQGDVPEALMNRRLISLDMGALIAGAKYRGEFEDRLKAVLKEVTDSDGQIVLFIDEIHTVVGAGATNGAMDAGNLLKPMLGRGELRCIGATTLDEYRKYIEKDPALERRFQQVYVDQPTVEDTISILRGLRERYELHHGVRISDSALVEAAILSDRYISGRFLPDKAIDLVDEAAAKLKMEITSKPTALDEINRAVLKLEMERLSLTNDTDKASKDRLNRLEAELSLLKQRQAELNEQWEHEKTVMTRLQSIKEEIDRVNLEIQQAEREYDLNRAAELKYGSLNSLQRQLETAEKELDDYMRSGKSMLREEVTGDDIAQIVSKWTGIPVSKLQQSDREKLLYLEEELHKRVVGQDPAVKSVAEAIQRSRAGLSDPHRPIASFMFMGPTGVGKTELAKALASYMFNTEEALVRIDMSEYMEKHAVSRLIGAPPGYVGYEEGGQLTETVRRRPYAVILFDEIEKAHSDVFNVFLQILDDGRVTDSQGRTVSFTNTVIIMTSNVGSQYILNTDDGDLPKELAYETIKQRVMEAARSIFRPEFMNRVDEYIVFQPLDRNQIGSIVRLQLERVQKRVADRKIKIQVTDAAVELLGSLGYDPNYGARPVKRVIQQYVENELAKGILRSEFKEEDSILVDTEVTAFGNGQLPQQKLVFRRLESGSDASSQNREAFSKTM; encoded by the exons ATGGCGGCTGCGATGTCGTTCTCCGCCGCTAAAGTTTGTGCCCTGCCGTCGGAATATGCAGCTAAAACAGCCTTGTTTTCTCGGCAACCGTTGTGCGTCAACTTCCTAGAGAAACCTGGAGGGGTGAAGAACGTTAATTCGTTGAAGTTGAAGAGTAATAGTGCTGCTTATACTCGCAATTTTGATAAATTTCGGAGAAAGTCACGGTCTTTTATCGTGCGGTGTGAGTCGTCTTCTGGAAGA CAGATCACGCAGGCGGAATTTACTGAAATGGCATGGCAAGCGATTGTGTCATCGCCGGAAGTGGCGAAGGAGAACAAACATCAGATAGTGGAGACGGAGCATTTGATGAAGGCACTGTTGGAGCAGAAGAATGGCCTTGCTCGCCGGATATTCTCCAAGGCTGGTGTTGATAATACGCGACTTCTTGAAGCTACGGACAAGTACATTCAGCGCCAGCCTAAG GTTCTTGGAGAGTCATCCGGATCCATGTTGGGAAGGGATTTGGAAGGACTTATACAGCGAGCCAGAGAGCACATGAAAGAGTACAGCGATTCATTTGTCTCAGTTGAGCATTTAGTTCTTGGTTTCTGCCAAGATAACAGGTTTGGAAAGCAACTATTTAAGGATTTTAAGCTCTCCCAGAAAGCTCTGAAAGATGCTATTCAGTCCATAAGGGGACGCCAGACGGTTATAGATCAAG ATCCTGAAGGGAAATATGAGGCACTTGAAAAATATGGAAAAGATTTAACTGCCATGGCAAAAGCAGGAAAGCTGGACCCTGTAATAGGAAGAGATGATGAAATACGTAGATGCATTCAGATTCTTTCAAGGAGAACAAAAAACAATCCTGTTCTTATTGGTGAACCGGGTGTTGGAAAGACTGCAATTTCTGAAGG GCTTGCGCAGAGAATTGTACAGGGTGATGTCCCCGAGGCTTTAATGAATCGCAGA TTAATATCTCTCGACATGGGAGCTCTTATTGCTGGTGCAAAGTACAGAGGAGAATTTGAAGATAGACTGAAAGCCGTGCTAAAGGAAGTAACTGATTCAGATGGCCAAATAGTCCTTTTTATTGATGAAATTCACACGGTAGTTGGGGCAG GTGCAACAAATGGTGCAATGGATGCGGGCAACCTCCTAAAACCCATGCTTGGCCGTGGAGAGCTCCGATGCATTGGAGCAACCACTTTAGACGAGTATCGAAAATATATTGAGAAAGATCCAGCTCTAGAGCGTAGGTTCCAGCAAGTTTATGTTGATCAACCCACAGTAGAAGACACGATCTCTATTCTTCGTGGGTTGCGTGAAAGATATGAGCTGCACCATGGTGTCCGGATTTCAGATAGTGCACTTGTTGAAGCTGCAATTTTATCAGATCGTTATATCAGTGGGCGTTTCCTACCTGACAAAG CTATTGATCTGGTTGATGAGGCAGCTGCCAAATTGAAAATGGAGATCACTTCAAAGCCAACAGCTCTTGATGAAATTAATCGTGCTGTTCTTAAACTAGAAATGGAAAGGTTATCTTTAACAAATGACACGGACAAAGCATCCAAGGATAGGTTAAACCGCCTTGAGGCTGAGTTGTCTCTCTTGAAGCAGAGACAAGCTGAACTGAATGAGCAGTGGGAACATGAAAAAACTGTCATGACACGACTCCAGTCTATTAAGGAAGAG ATTGACAGAGTAAATCTGGAGATCCAACAGGCTGAGCGAGAGTATGATCTCAATCGTGCAGCTGAATTGAAGTATGGTAGCCTAAATTCTCTGCAACGTCAGCTTGAAACTGCGGAAAAGGAACTAGATGATTATATGAGGTCAGGGAAGTCCATGCTTAGAGAAGAAGTCACAGGCGACGATATTGCGCAGATTGTTAGTAAATGGACTGGAATTCCTGTTTCCAAACTACAACAATCAGACAGAGAGAAGCTGTTGTATTTGGAGGAAGAGCTACATAAACGTGTTGTTGGTCAAGATCCTGCCGTGAAATCGGTGGCAGAAGCTATACAGAGATCAAGGGCAGGCCTTTCAGATCCTCACCGCCCAATTGCTAGCTTTATGTTCATGGGTCCAACAGGAGTTGGAAAGACAGAGCTTGCAAAGGCTCTTGCCTCCTACATGTTCAACACTGAAGAAGCTCTTGTAAGAATTGATATGAGCGAGTACATGGAAAAGCATGCGGTTTCACGTTTAATAGGAGCCCCTCCAGGATATGTTGGATATGAAGAAGGTGGTCAGTTAACAGAGACAGTTCGCCGGAGGCCATACGCGGTTATTTTGTTTGATGAGATTGAAAAGGCTCATTCCGATGTGTTTAACGTGTTTCTGCAAATCCTGGATGACGGTAGAGTTACTGATTCGCAGGGACGGACTGTAAGCTTCACCAACACAGTAATAATCATGACATCAAATGTGGGTTCTCAGTACATTCTTAACACAGATGACGGTGACTTGCCTAAGGAGTTGGCTTATGAAACCATAAAGCAAAGGGTAATGGAGGCTGCAAGATCAATTTTCCGCCCTGAGTTCATGAATCGAGTGGACGAATACATAGTATTCCAGCCTCTTGATCGCAACCAGATTGGCAGTATTGTTAGATTACAG TTGGAACGAGTACAAAAGAGGGTAGCAGATAGGAAGATAAAAATCCAGGTGACTGATGCAGCAGTTGAACTCTTAGGAAGTCTTGGATACGATCCAAACTATGGAGCAAGGCCAGTTAAACGGGTTATCCAACAATATGTCGAAAACGAGCTTGCCAAGGGTATCTTGAGGTCAGAATTTAAAGAAGAGGACTCTATTCTCGTCGATACCGAAGTCACAGCTTTTGGCAATGGTCAGTTACCACAGCAAAAACTTGTTTTCAGAAGGTTGGAATCAGGTTCCGATGCATCTTCTCAAAACCGTGAGGCTTTCTCAAAGACAATGTGA
- the LOC142505254 gene encoding chaperone protein ClpB3, chloroplastic isoform X2: MAAAMSFSAAKVCALPSEYAAKTALFSRQPLCVNFLEKPGGVKNVNSLKLKSNSAAYTRNFDKFRRKSRSFIVRCESSSGRITQAEFTEMAWQAIVSSPEVAKENKHQIVETEHLMKALLEQKNGLARRIFSKAGVDNTRLLEATDKYIQRQPKVLGESSGSMLGRDLEGLIQRAREHMKEYSDSFVSVEHLVLGFCQDNRFGKQLFKDFKLSQKALKDAIQSIRGRQTVIDQDPEGKYEALEKYGKDLTAMAKAGKLDPVIGRDDEIRRCIQILSRRTKNNPVLIGEPGVGKTAISEGLAQRIVQGDVPEALMNRRLISLDMGALIAGAKYRGEFEDRLKAVLKEVTDSDGQIVLFIDEIHTVVGAGATNGAMDAGNLLKPMLGRGELRCIGATTLDEYRKYIEKDPALERRFQQVYVDQPTVEDTISILRGLRERYELHHGVRISDSALVEAAILSDRYISGRFLPDKAIDLVDEAAAKLKMEITSKPTALDEINRAVLKLEMERLSLTNDTDKASKDRLNRLEAELSLLKQRQAELNEQWEHEKTVMTRLQSIKEEIDRVNLEIQQAEREYDLNRAAELKYGSLNSLQRQLETAEKELDDYMRSGKSMLREEVTGDDIAQIVSKWTGIPVSKLQQSDREKLLYLEEELHKRVVGQDPAVKSVAEAIQRSRAGLSDPHRPIASFMFMGPTGVGKTELAKALASYMFNTEEALVRIDMSEYMEKHAVSRLIGAPPGYVGYEEGGQLTETVRRRPYAVILFDEIEKAHSDVFNVFLQILDDGRVTDSQGRTVSFTNTVIIMTSNVGSQYILNTDDGDLPKELAYETIKQRVMEAARSIFRPEFMNRVDEYIVFQPLDRNQIGSIVRLQLERVQKRVADRKIKIQVTDAAVELLGSLGYDPNYGARPVKRVIQQYVENELAKGILRSEFKEEDSILVDTEVTAFGNGQLPQQKLVFRRLESGSDASSQNREAFSKTM; encoded by the exons ATGGCGGCTGCGATGTCGTTCTCCGCCGCTAAAGTTTGTGCCCTGCCGTCGGAATATGCAGCTAAAACAGCCTTGTTTTCTCGGCAACCGTTGTGCGTCAACTTCCTAGAGAAACCTGGAGGGGTGAAGAACGTTAATTCGTTGAAGTTGAAGAGTAATAGTGCTGCTTATACTCGCAATTTTGATAAATTTCGGAGAAAGTCACGGTCTTTTATCGTGCGGTGTGAGTCGTCTTCTGGAAGA ATCACGCAGGCGGAATTTACTGAAATGGCATGGCAAGCGATTGTGTCATCGCCGGAAGTGGCGAAGGAGAACAAACATCAGATAGTGGAGACGGAGCATTTGATGAAGGCACTGTTGGAGCAGAAGAATGGCCTTGCTCGCCGGATATTCTCCAAGGCTGGTGTTGATAATACGCGACTTCTTGAAGCTACGGACAAGTACATTCAGCGCCAGCCTAAG GTTCTTGGAGAGTCATCCGGATCCATGTTGGGAAGGGATTTGGAAGGACTTATACAGCGAGCCAGAGAGCACATGAAAGAGTACAGCGATTCATTTGTCTCAGTTGAGCATTTAGTTCTTGGTTTCTGCCAAGATAACAGGTTTGGAAAGCAACTATTTAAGGATTTTAAGCTCTCCCAGAAAGCTCTGAAAGATGCTATTCAGTCCATAAGGGGACGCCAGACGGTTATAGATCAAG ATCCTGAAGGGAAATATGAGGCACTTGAAAAATATGGAAAAGATTTAACTGCCATGGCAAAAGCAGGAAAGCTGGACCCTGTAATAGGAAGAGATGATGAAATACGTAGATGCATTCAGATTCTTTCAAGGAGAACAAAAAACAATCCTGTTCTTATTGGTGAACCGGGTGTTGGAAAGACTGCAATTTCTGAAGG GCTTGCGCAGAGAATTGTACAGGGTGATGTCCCCGAGGCTTTAATGAATCGCAGA TTAATATCTCTCGACATGGGAGCTCTTATTGCTGGTGCAAAGTACAGAGGAGAATTTGAAGATAGACTGAAAGCCGTGCTAAAGGAAGTAACTGATTCAGATGGCCAAATAGTCCTTTTTATTGATGAAATTCACACGGTAGTTGGGGCAG GTGCAACAAATGGTGCAATGGATGCGGGCAACCTCCTAAAACCCATGCTTGGCCGTGGAGAGCTCCGATGCATTGGAGCAACCACTTTAGACGAGTATCGAAAATATATTGAGAAAGATCCAGCTCTAGAGCGTAGGTTCCAGCAAGTTTATGTTGATCAACCCACAGTAGAAGACACGATCTCTATTCTTCGTGGGTTGCGTGAAAGATATGAGCTGCACCATGGTGTCCGGATTTCAGATAGTGCACTTGTTGAAGCTGCAATTTTATCAGATCGTTATATCAGTGGGCGTTTCCTACCTGACAAAG CTATTGATCTGGTTGATGAGGCAGCTGCCAAATTGAAAATGGAGATCACTTCAAAGCCAACAGCTCTTGATGAAATTAATCGTGCTGTTCTTAAACTAGAAATGGAAAGGTTATCTTTAACAAATGACACGGACAAAGCATCCAAGGATAGGTTAAACCGCCTTGAGGCTGAGTTGTCTCTCTTGAAGCAGAGACAAGCTGAACTGAATGAGCAGTGGGAACATGAAAAAACTGTCATGACACGACTCCAGTCTATTAAGGAAGAG ATTGACAGAGTAAATCTGGAGATCCAACAGGCTGAGCGAGAGTATGATCTCAATCGTGCAGCTGAATTGAAGTATGGTAGCCTAAATTCTCTGCAACGTCAGCTTGAAACTGCGGAAAAGGAACTAGATGATTATATGAGGTCAGGGAAGTCCATGCTTAGAGAAGAAGTCACAGGCGACGATATTGCGCAGATTGTTAGTAAATGGACTGGAATTCCTGTTTCCAAACTACAACAATCAGACAGAGAGAAGCTGTTGTATTTGGAGGAAGAGCTACATAAACGTGTTGTTGGTCAAGATCCTGCCGTGAAATCGGTGGCAGAAGCTATACAGAGATCAAGGGCAGGCCTTTCAGATCCTCACCGCCCAATTGCTAGCTTTATGTTCATGGGTCCAACAGGAGTTGGAAAGACAGAGCTTGCAAAGGCTCTTGCCTCCTACATGTTCAACACTGAAGAAGCTCTTGTAAGAATTGATATGAGCGAGTACATGGAAAAGCATGCGGTTTCACGTTTAATAGGAGCCCCTCCAGGATATGTTGGATATGAAGAAGGTGGTCAGTTAACAGAGACAGTTCGCCGGAGGCCATACGCGGTTATTTTGTTTGATGAGATTGAAAAGGCTCATTCCGATGTGTTTAACGTGTTTCTGCAAATCCTGGATGACGGTAGAGTTACTGATTCGCAGGGACGGACTGTAAGCTTCACCAACACAGTAATAATCATGACATCAAATGTGGGTTCTCAGTACATTCTTAACACAGATGACGGTGACTTGCCTAAGGAGTTGGCTTATGAAACCATAAAGCAAAGGGTAATGGAGGCTGCAAGATCAATTTTCCGCCCTGAGTTCATGAATCGAGTGGACGAATACATAGTATTCCAGCCTCTTGATCGCAACCAGATTGGCAGTATTGTTAGATTACAG TTGGAACGAGTACAAAAGAGGGTAGCAGATAGGAAGATAAAAATCCAGGTGACTGATGCAGCAGTTGAACTCTTAGGAAGTCTTGGATACGATCCAAACTATGGAGCAAGGCCAGTTAAACGGGTTATCCAACAATATGTCGAAAACGAGCTTGCCAAGGGTATCTTGAGGTCAGAATTTAAAGAAGAGGACTCTATTCTCGTCGATACCGAAGTCACAGCTTTTGGCAATGGTCAGTTACCACAGCAAAAACTTGTTTTCAGAAGGTTGGAATCAGGTTCCGATGCATCTTCTCAAAACCGTGAGGCTTTCTCAAAGACAATGTGA
- the LOC142505255 gene encoding uncharacterized protein LOC142505255, giving the protein MEARFLSANSFTKTFHVLPPIKHTKHIPIQFQPKRLSISCSQSLQEQDGHDLLNSDWRAFRARLVATERISPPKNPALMADQLLPIKEAKWAHPIHEAEKGCLVIATEKLDTSHIYRRTVILLLSSGPTELTGLILNRPSFMSIKGMDSWARNLRGPLLDGPLFFGGPYEEGLFLVNVDRESNRPKKSGVFDEVVEGLCYGTRESVGCADRELGETQDFRFFDGYCYWEREELRDEIKDGNWVLAACSPSLIGPNCSGGVGLWEEVNELMSHRKVC; this is encoded by the exons ATGGAAGCTCGCTTTCTCTCCGCAAACTCCTTCACAAAAACCTTCCATGTTCTTCCTCCAATCAAGCACACGAAGCATATCCCAATTCAATTTCAGCCTAAAAGACTTTCCATATCAT GTTCCCAATCACTTCAAGAACAAGACGGGCATGATCTTCTTAACTCCGATTGGCGTGCATTCAGAGCAAGATTAGTTGCCACCGAACGAATCTCGCCACCCAAGAACCCTGCTTTAATGGCGGACCAGCTTCTTCCAATCAAAGAAGCTAAATGGGCGCATCCGATTCATGAAGCAGAGAAGGGCTGTTTAGTGATAGCCACAGAGAAGCTTGATACAAGCCACATATACAGAAGAACTGTAATCTTACTCCTCTCTTCAGGGCCGACGGAACTAACGGGCCTTATACTCAACAGGCCGTCATTCATGTCCATCAAGGGGATGGACTCATGGGCTCGAAATTTACGGGGACCACTATTGGATGGACCTTTGTTCTTTGGTGGCCCATATGAAGAAGGCCTGTTCTTGGTGAATGTGGATCGAGAAAGTAATAGGCCCAAAAAGAGTGGTGTTTTCGATGAGGTGGTGGAAGGGCTTTGTTATGGGACTAGAGAAAGCGTTGGGTGTGCAGATAGGGAATTGGGTGAAACTCAGGATTTCAGGTTTTTTGATGGATATTGTTATTGGGAGAGGGAAGAGTTGAGGGACGAGATTAAGGATGGGAATTGGGTCTTGGCGGCCTGTAGCCCAAGTTTAATTGGGCCGAACTGTTCCGGAGGTGTTGGGCTTTGGGAGGAAGTCAATGAGCTCATGAGCCATCGGAAGGTGTGctga